The following are from one region of the Marinomonas sp. CT5 genome:
- a CDS encoding precorrin-8X methylmutase, with the protein MKFTNDSQFERKYENNPQAIEQDSFRQIRELTDLSGLSQDQQQVVMRVVHSLGLPDVAEQVRFSANATQAGRDALANNGAILCDVEMVKQGVTKRMITQEPLCFLNDPRTAELAKSKGETRSMAALSLWQEALAGSVVLIGNAPTALFRLLEMIEQGAPKPALIIGMPVGFVGAAESKEALWEAHEKLGIECITLLGRMGGSAVTSASCNALLRCNIGEYY; encoded by the coding sequence GTGAAATTTACGAACGACTCTCAATTCGAAAGAAAATACGAAAACAACCCTCAAGCCATTGAGCAAGACAGCTTTCGGCAAATTCGCGAGTTAACCGATTTATCTGGCTTGAGCCAAGATCAGCAACAAGTGGTGATGCGCGTGGTGCACAGCCTTGGCTTGCCTGATGTGGCTGAACAAGTACGCTTCAGTGCCAATGCCACCCAAGCGGGTCGCGATGCATTAGCCAACAATGGCGCGATTTTGTGCGATGTGGAAATGGTCAAGCAAGGGGTGACCAAACGTATGATAACGCAGGAACCCTTGTGCTTTTTGAACGATCCTCGTACCGCAGAGTTGGCCAAAAGCAAAGGCGAAACCCGTTCCATGGCGGCGCTGAGTTTATGGCAAGAAGCTCTGGCTGGCAGCGTGGTATTAATTGGTAATGCACCAACCGCCTTGTTTCGTTTATTGGAAATGATAGAACAAGGTGCCCCTAAACCCGCTTTGATTATTGGTATGCCGGTGGGCTTTGTTGGCGCGGCGGAATCGAAAGAGGCGTTGTGGGAAGCTCATGAGAAATTGGGGATTGAATGCATCACCTTGCTAGGTCGAATGGGGGGCAGCGCCGTGACATCGGCCAGCTGTAATGCTTTGTTGCGCTGTAATATTGGCGAGTATTATTAA
- the cobI gene encoding precorrin-2 C(20)-methyltransferase, producing MNASETSQTIGRFIGVGVGPGDPELITLKALRLIQRASVVSYLANGEGGSQAKTIASEAFAGVTHAQNEIAIVMPMSTDRSLANEAYDNGAKAIAEELLQGNDVVFLCEGDPLFFGSFAYLLERLEGDFQCQVVPGVSSINAASSALNHPLTVLKESFAVVSGRHSAEQIDTALEQHDSVVIMKAGRARPRILMALRKTNRMQDAKYLEYIGRENERIVRDVSTLEDKAGPYFSLFVVTKSERGTR from the coding sequence ATGAACGCCTCGGAAACTTCACAAACAATAGGCCGATTCATTGGTGTTGGCGTAGGCCCAGGGGATCCAGAATTGATCACCTTAAAAGCCTTGCGTTTGATTCAGCGCGCCAGCGTGGTGAGTTATCTGGCCAATGGGGAAGGTGGCTCCCAAGCGAAAACCATCGCTAGTGAAGCGTTCGCTGGTGTGACCCATGCGCAAAATGAAATTGCTATTGTCATGCCGATGTCCACAGATCGTTCATTGGCAAATGAAGCCTATGACAATGGCGCAAAAGCCATTGCAGAGGAGTTGTTGCAAGGTAACGATGTGGTCTTCTTGTGCGAAGGCGATCCCTTGTTTTTTGGTTCTTTTGCTTATTTATTAGAGCGTTTAGAAGGTGATTTTCAGTGCCAAGTGGTGCCTGGGGTGTCGTCCATTAACGCGGCTTCTTCGGCTTTAAACCATCCATTAACCGTGCTGAAAGAATCCTTTGCTGTAGTGAGTGGTCGCCATAGCGCAGAGCAAATTGATACCGCTTTAGAGCAACACGACAGTGTTGTTATCATGAAGGCTGGGCGTGCCCGTCCGCGTATTCTCATGGCGTTACGTAAAACCAATCGTATGCAAGACGCGAAATACCTTGAATACATTGGCCGTGAAAATGAGCGCATCGTGCGGGATGTTTCCACCTTGGAAGATAAAGCGGGGCCGTATTTTTCCTTGTTTGTGGTGACCAAAAGTGAGCGAGGCACTCGGTGA
- a CDS encoding ATP-binding protein has protein sequence MTRLASSDFPFTAVAGQEPLKLALILCAINPQIGGVLVSGPRGSAKSTLARGLSGVMPGLQGEDLAPFATLPLGTSEDRLLGALDLEQVLQDKQVQFKPGLLSKAHGGVLYVDEVNLLSDHLVDQLLDVSASGVNRVERDGVSHEHAARFLLVGTMNPDEGELRPQLKDRFGLMVELGNQYSLEERVQIVRLRDEYDQDPQAFCEAFKYKQRNLKNSIRLARQVLAQLSCADELRLEVARRCQLANIDGVRGDIVWIRAAMTHAAWRGAKAVSLEDIQAVEELVLAHRRQANSQPQASSPPPSRRPDSSRSPSSNKSPQPQDALSQDNQHHEQNGMGEWGSMPAQTLASSAPISVSLDDDASLKKVAHSRLDEVTPGKLKGKQQGGYRPDVAPLHQNQSVNGIDWFRSIVSQPQEWPPKDLIHKPNKTGQAVLHLVLLDTSASTLSQGVFGQAKGVILDIANRAYLAREQIAILGFGQDGVSSILPKVRAPKEISELLEGLGAGGGTPFRVAIENASQYLAQQHKTTAGLQSQTYILTDGRTQADVSDLVLPGNTVLIDIENAPVKRGRGQDVAQHLGAQYVLLSSLLETI, from the coding sequence ATGACCCGTTTAGCCTCAAGTGACTTTCCTTTTACCGCCGTGGCGGGGCAAGAGCCGCTTAAATTGGCGTTGATTTTGTGTGCGATTAATCCCCAAATTGGCGGTGTTTTAGTCAGTGGGCCTCGTGGCTCGGCAAAGTCTACTTTAGCGCGTGGTTTATCTGGAGTAATGCCAGGCTTACAAGGTGAAGATCTCGCGCCTTTTGCCACGTTACCGCTTGGTACGAGTGAGGATCGCTTGCTGGGTGCATTGGATTTAGAGCAGGTTTTACAAGACAAACAAGTGCAGTTTAAGCCGGGGTTACTTAGCAAAGCGCACGGTGGCGTCTTGTATGTGGATGAGGTGAATCTGTTGTCAGATCATCTTGTTGATCAGCTTCTAGATGTGTCGGCCAGTGGGGTAAATCGTGTGGAACGTGATGGCGTTAGCCATGAACATGCGGCTCGCTTTTTATTGGTTGGCACCATGAACCCAGACGAAGGCGAGTTGCGCCCTCAGCTGAAAGATCGCTTCGGCCTCATGGTGGAATTGGGTAACCAATATAGTCTTGAAGAGCGGGTGCAGATTGTTCGATTACGAGACGAATACGATCAAGATCCACAGGCTTTTTGTGAGGCGTTTAAATACAAACAACGCAACTTAAAAAACAGTATTCGTTTGGCAAGACAAGTATTAGCACAACTGAGCTGCGCTGATGAGCTGCGTTTAGAGGTTGCCAGACGTTGTCAACTAGCCAACATAGACGGCGTACGTGGTGACATTGTTTGGATTCGAGCCGCGATGACTCATGCTGCATGGCGTGGCGCCAAAGCGGTGTCTCTTGAAGATATTCAAGCTGTTGAAGAGTTAGTCTTGGCCCATCGCCGACAAGCGAACTCTCAGCCTCAAGCATCCAGCCCGCCACCCTCTCGCAGACCGGATTCTTCTCGGTCGCCTTCATCGAATAAAAGCCCTCAGCCACAAGATGCGCTTTCTCAAGACAATCAACACCATGAGCAAAATGGCATGGGCGAATGGGGCAGTATGCCTGCGCAAACCCTTGCCAGCAGTGCACCGATTAGTGTCAGCTTAGATGATGACGCCAGCCTAAAGAAGGTGGCTCACTCTCGTCTTGATGAGGTGACGCCGGGAAAGCTCAAAGGCAAGCAGCAGGGCGGCTATCGTCCTGATGTGGCGCCATTGCACCAAAATCAATCGGTCAATGGCATTGATTGGTTTCGAAGTATTGTGAGTCAACCGCAAGAGTGGCCACCGAAAGACTTGATCCATAAACCGAACAAAACCGGCCAAGCGGTTTTGCACTTGGTGTTGCTCGATACGTCCGCATCTACCTTGAGCCAAGGTGTCTTTGGTCAAGCCAAAGGAGTGATTTTGGATATTGCCAATCGCGCCTATTTGGCTCGGGAGCAGATTGCGATTCTTGGTTTTGGGCAAGATGGCGTGTCATCGATCTTGCCTAAGGTACGTGCGCCAAAGGAAATTTCAGAATTGCTCGAAGGCTTGGGAGCGGGTGGCGGTACGCCATTTCGGGTGGCGATTGAAAACGCCAGCCAATATTTGGCGCAACAACACAAGACAACGGCGGGATTGCAGAGCCAAACTTACATATTGACCGATGGGCGCACTCAAGCGGATGTATCGGATCTTGTTCTACCGGGTAACACCGTATTGATTGATATAGAAAACGCACCGGTGAAACGTGGCCGAGGGCAAGATGTTGCCCAGCATTTGGGAGCTCAATACGTATTGTTGAGTTCTCTTTTAGAGACTATTTAG
- a CDS encoding response regulator transcription factor has translation MDITQVLIIEDIPEISEWLAERVKQTFGVCNISQVDGVVAAKKSLHQTTWDLILLDLGLPDGNGVDLIRPLKTILPNCHCIVTTIFDDSGHIFPALSAGADGYLLKDEEEAEFCNSLRGILAGRPPLSSSIAQQVLLSLRRPIPSAAPTLTPREEEILVLIAKGYSCKDAAASLGVSYNTACGYLKNVYQKLQINSRAEATLKAIELGIVSTTDTP, from the coding sequence ATGGATATCACACAGGTATTAATTATTGAAGACATTCCTGAAATCAGTGAGTGGCTTGCTGAACGGGTTAAACAAACCTTTGGTGTCTGTAATATAAGCCAAGTTGATGGTGTTGTTGCCGCCAAAAAGAGCCTACATCAAACCACCTGGGATCTTATTTTACTCGATTTGGGGCTTCCCGATGGCAATGGCGTAGACTTAATTCGCCCACTCAAAACAATCTTGCCAAACTGCCACTGTATTGTTACAACCATTTTTGATGATAGTGGTCATATCTTTCCAGCGCTGTCTGCTGGAGCCGATGGCTATCTGTTGAAAGACGAAGAGGAAGCCGAATTTTGCAATAGTCTACGCGGTATTCTCGCCGGACGACCGCCTTTGTCTAGCTCGATTGCCCAGCAGGTGCTGTTATCTCTGCGCCGTCCTATTCCTAGCGCGGCCCCGACTCTTACTCCACGAGAAGAAGAAATTCTGGTGCTGATTGCTAAGGGGTATAGTTGTAAAGATGCGGCGGCATCCCTTGGTGTATCTTACAATACCGCATGCGGTTATCTAAAAAACGTGTATCAAAAGTTGCAAATTAATAGTCGTGCAGAAGCGACGCTAAAAGCCATTGAATTGGGGATTGTTTCTACTACCGATACCCCCTGA
- the cbiE gene encoding precorrin-6y C5,15-methyltransferase (decarboxylating) subunit CbiE: MKHTQMPIHVIGLGVNQVAHLDEAAQAVLASLSAHDVVLGAPRQHDTITHCAHLARREDLPKLSMLKEVFANWQSEGAKQVVVLASGDPLYYGIGAWLVRTFSLENLRFYPNVSSIQAACHRLGLSLQELQAVSLHGRPLASLRRYLQSNKTLVLLTDPFSQPQHIAQECVQAGLDQSEITVCEALGYEQEKVRTFSAKSLLDTEIEWDPLNVVVLKTSQQASLYPSSVGIPDTAFVTDKGDGKGMITKREVRLAILSYMGIQQGDTVWDIGAGCGGVSVEMAYWHPRSQVIAIEHHPDRLACLTANQERFGVMQNLSIVAGRAPDVLVDLLADSKKHNGRPNKVFIGGSDGELNALMTQVWDLLPDAGCLMVSAVTEETKCQVMQFAQQRDQAQDADEQSLQVSITKGERLAGQRLFRPSLPVTLYHFRKYTASTSATHTNQKENVQ, encoded by the coding sequence ATGAAACACACACAAATGCCAATCCATGTTATCGGTTTAGGCGTTAATCAAGTGGCGCATTTGGATGAAGCGGCGCAAGCGGTTTTGGCGAGCTTGTCGGCGCATGATGTGGTCTTAGGTGCTCCGCGTCAGCATGACACCATCACACACTGTGCTCATCTGGCTCGTCGTGAAGATCTGCCCAAACTCAGCATGTTGAAAGAAGTCTTTGCCAATTGGCAATCCGAAGGGGCAAAGCAGGTGGTGGTGTTAGCTTCTGGCGATCCGCTGTATTACGGCATTGGCGCTTGGTTGGTGCGTACTTTTTCGCTTGAAAATCTACGCTTTTATCCGAATGTTTCCAGTATCCAAGCGGCCTGTCATCGTCTTGGTCTGTCTTTGCAAGAGTTGCAAGCGGTGAGTTTGCACGGTCGTCCATTGGCTTCGTTACGTCGTTATTTGCAGTCGAATAAGACCTTGGTGTTGCTGACGGACCCATTCAGCCAGCCCCAACACATTGCGCAAGAATGTGTGCAAGCAGGCCTTGATCAAAGTGAGATCACAGTGTGTGAGGCTTTGGGTTATGAACAAGAAAAAGTCCGTACTTTTAGTGCCAAGTCTTTATTAGACACAGAAATAGAATGGGATCCGCTTAATGTGGTTGTGCTGAAAACCAGCCAGCAAGCCTCTTTGTATCCTAGCTCAGTGGGCATCCCGGATACGGCTTTTGTTACGGACAAGGGTGATGGCAAAGGCATGATTACCAAGCGAGAAGTGCGTTTGGCGATTTTGTCTTACATGGGCATTCAGCAAGGTGACACGGTTTGGGATATTGGCGCTGGCTGTGGTGGTGTGAGTGTGGAAATGGCCTATTGGCATCCGCGCAGTCAAGTTATCGCCATTGAACATCACCCAGACCGTTTGGCCTGTTTAACTGCCAACCAAGAACGTTTTGGTGTCATGCAGAATTTATCCATTGTCGCAGGGCGAGCACCAGATGTGCTGGTGGATTTGCTTGCCGACAGCAAGAAACATAATGGTAGACCCAATAAAGTCTTTATTGGTGGCAGTGATGGCGAATTAAATGCCTTGATGACGCAGGTTTGGGATCTATTGCCTGATGCTGGCTGTCTGATGGTCAGTGCCGTGACGGAAGAAACCAAGTGTCAGGTCATGCAATTTGCCCAACAACGTGACCAAGCACAAGACGCCGATGAGCAAAGCTTGCAAGTGTCTATCACTAAAGGTGAGCGATTAGCGGGGCAGCGTTTATTTCGTCCTAGTCTGCCTGTGACGCTTTACCATTTTAGAAAATACACGGCCTCAACATCGGCCACCCATACCAATCAAAAGGAAAACGTACAATGA
- a CDS encoding cobalt-precorrin-5B (C(1))-methyltransferase, translating to MWPESAESPAPLRTGLTTGTCATACCVAAAQALFADQQAASVSVTLPKGKVVDLPIIEYQTIDAGMKTSTIKDAGDDPDATHGATLFVELRLSPEQGVRFHAAQGVGIVTRTGLLLDVGEPAINPVPRKMMTEHLEGFAQTYHYQGGFDVSVGVIHGEQIAQKTMNPRLGILGGLSILGTTGIVRPFSCAAYIASIHQGIDVARANGLTHIAATTGNASEDAIKSHYQLDDMALIEMGDFVGAVLKHIKKVEQADSAKLNSSTQLQTLSICGGFGKISKLAQHHMDLNSRASSIDLGALAKLAASLGADNALQERMTKANTSVEALSFAMSDGLPLADAICQQALDFARQYIPAHIALEVWAIDRKGQFVGKALDADNSKRGTP from the coding sequence ATGTGGCCCGAAAGTGCTGAATCGCCCGCGCCACTGCGTACTGGTTTAACCACTGGAACCTGTGCGACGGCCTGCTGCGTAGCCGCAGCACAAGCACTTTTTGCTGATCAACAAGCCGCCAGCGTCAGTGTCACCTTACCAAAAGGCAAGGTGGTCGATTTACCTATTATCGAGTATCAAACCATTGATGCAGGTATGAAGACATCGACTATCAAAGACGCTGGTGATGACCCAGATGCGACCCACGGTGCGACTTTATTTGTCGAGCTAAGACTGTCCCCAGAACAAGGTGTGCGTTTCCATGCCGCGCAAGGGGTGGGAATCGTGACTCGAACAGGGTTGCTGCTTGATGTGGGCGAACCCGCGATTAACCCCGTACCGCGGAAAATGATGACAGAGCATTTAGAAGGATTTGCGCAAACGTATCATTATCAAGGGGGATTTGATGTCTCTGTTGGCGTGATTCATGGTGAGCAGATTGCGCAAAAAACCATGAACCCACGTTTGGGAATTTTGGGCGGACTCTCGATTCTCGGCACAACGGGCATTGTGCGTCCTTTTTCTTGTGCGGCTTACATTGCGTCTATCCATCAAGGTATCGATGTCGCTCGGGCGAATGGCTTGACTCACATTGCGGCTACCACAGGCAATGCCAGCGAAGACGCCATAAAGAGCCATTATCAACTGGATGATATGGCCTTGATCGAAATGGGCGACTTTGTTGGTGCGGTGTTGAAACACATTAAAAAAGTCGAGCAAGCCGACTCTGCCAAGCTAAACAGCTCGACACAATTACAGACACTCAGTATTTGTGGCGGCTTCGGTAAGATCAGCAAGCTTGCTCAGCATCATATGGATTTGAACAGTCGAGCGTCTAGTATCGACCTTGGCGCTTTAGCAAAACTGGCGGCCAGTTTAGGAGCCGACAATGCTTTGCAGGAGCGCATGACAAAGGCCAATACCAGCGTGGAAGCCTTGTCGTTTGCCATGTCTGACGGTTTGCCATTGGCCGATGCCATTTGTCAGCAAGCTTTAGATTTTGCACGACAGTACATTCCCGCTCACATAGCGTTAGAAGTTTGGGCGATTGATCGCAAAGGGCAATTTGTTGGTAAAGCCTTGGATGCTGATAACTCAAAACGAGGCACGCCATGA
- a CDS encoding class I SAM-dependent methyltransferase, protein MTNTSKAFWEAHYSKLVKPSSGKPSKLLEHFTKGRIPARALDIGCSRGDDAIWLAKQGWQVTGVDISETALQAARDKTREVGLSGQTNFECHDLNTSFPEGEFDLISAMYLHSPAEYTFHRVATLQRAAASTASGGLLLIVAHGSRAPWSWADPEFKFPTAEEELKSLSLDDTRWKPLFVGPIERQAIGPNGETATVTDSVIALERI, encoded by the coding sequence ATGACAAATACTTCAAAAGCATTTTGGGAGGCACATTATTCGAAGCTGGTAAAACCTTCCAGCGGCAAGCCTTCAAAATTGCTGGAGCATTTTACAAAAGGGCGTATCCCCGCGCGTGCGTTGGACATCGGATGTTCGCGTGGTGATGATGCCATCTGGTTAGCAAAGCAAGGCTGGCAAGTCACTGGGGTTGATATTTCAGAAACCGCATTGCAGGCAGCGCGCGATAAAACGCGCGAAGTCGGTCTGTCTGGTCAGACTAATTTTGAGTGCCATGATCTGAATACTAGTTTTCCCGAGGGTGAGTTCGACCTGATTTCTGCCATGTACCTGCATTCTCCGGCTGAATATACGTTTCACCGAGTGGCCACACTGCAACGCGCAGCGGCGTCGACAGCCAGTGGCGGTTTGCTGTTAATTGTTGCTCATGGCTCACGTGCCCCATGGTCTTGGGCCGACCCTGAATTTAAGTTCCCTACTGCTGAGGAAGAGCTAAAATCATTGTCATTAGATGATACTCGTTGGAAGCCACTTTTTGTCGGCCCTATTGAGCGCCAAGCAATTGGGCCAAATGGTGAGACTGCAACCGTCACCGATTCCGTTATCGCATTAGAACGAATTTAA
- a CDS encoding cobalamin biosynthesis protein gives MIRFIALTPAGERLANKLLSQGRLNHWPEAVVDYKPRPFAEFIQTAFQNGDWLVFICATGIVMRTLAPVIQDKYQDPPVLVLDEEGKFVIPLLSGHEGGANEWGAQVAKSLDAQLVMTTAKPYLNPVYSLGMGCERNCPLEFLESLMLDALNQKGLTPSDIHSLNSIDIKADEVNLIALAEKYGWDFNTYSAQQLAPMEPLLSTKSDYIFNTVGVYGVAESAALLASQQATGDEPELILNKIKNTKATCALARGFKSG, from the coding sequence GTGATTCGTTTTATTGCATTAACCCCCGCTGGGGAGCGGCTGGCCAACAAACTATTGTCTCAAGGGCGACTGAATCATTGGCCTGAGGCCGTGGTGGACTATAAACCAAGACCTTTTGCCGAGTTTATACAGACGGCCTTTCAAAACGGCGATTGGTTGGTATTCATTTGTGCCACAGGGATCGTGATGCGGACTCTTGCTCCTGTGATTCAAGACAAATACCAAGATCCACCGGTTTTGGTATTGGATGAAGAAGGGAAATTTGTCATTCCTTTATTGTCTGGCCATGAAGGTGGTGCGAATGAATGGGGCGCGCAAGTGGCCAAATCCCTTGATGCGCAACTGGTTATGACCACAGCCAAACCTTACCTTAATCCTGTTTATTCCTTGGGAATGGGCTGCGAACGCAACTGCCCGTTGGAATTTCTTGAAAGCCTAATGCTGGATGCCCTTAATCAAAAAGGCTTAACGCCAAGTGACATCCACTCCCTAAACAGCATCGACATCAAAGCCGATGAGGTCAACCTTATCGCCCTCGCAGAAAAGTACGGCTGGGATTTCAACACCTACAGCGCCCAACAACTCGCCCCAATGGAACCACTGCTTAGCACCAAATCCGACTACATTTTTAACACCGTTGGTGTGTATGGCGTTGCAGAATCCGCCGCACTGCTGGCGTCTCAACAAGCAACCGGCGACGAACCAGAACTTATATTGAACAAAATAAAAAACACCAAAGCGACCTGTGCATTGGCGAGAGGGTTTAAGTCGGGCTAA
- a CDS encoding cobyrinate a,c-diamide synthase has protein sequence MTTAVVHCPALFLTAPASNQGKTTITAALARYFTNQGKVVRVFKTGPDYLDPQILAQASKQPVEQLDIWMAGEDYCQDKLYQAAKVADLILVEGAMGMFDGEPSSADLAARFGIPMAIVMDVKGMAQTAAAVATGLANFRDDVQVAGLIANRCGSERHAELIRDALPASLPLLATLKRDEEITLPERHLGLVQADEVKDELEVRFEAAVEWLKETQDTGLLELPSAVPFSPASQVDAEQTIEPRLLGKTIAIAKDAAFSFIYDANLIALKNLGANLVFFSPLKDQTLPEADALWLPGGYPELHSKALSENTAMRQAIKDFYQTGKGILAECGGMLYSLDDLTDLEDKCYPMVGILSGQGAMRGKRGCQGMQTAVIPQGEIRGHAHHRSRSANTPDPVGYGRRQRHPAPGEAIYQQKGLTASYLHLFFPSNLDVTAKIFLGKGN, from the coding sequence ATGACTACTGCTGTTGTTCATTGTCCCGCGCTATTTTTGACGGCTCCGGCATCAAACCAAGGAAAAACCACCATCACGGCGGCCTTGGCGCGTTATTTTACCAACCAAGGTAAAGTGGTTCGCGTGTTTAAAACCGGCCCCGATTACCTTGATCCGCAAATTTTAGCGCAAGCGTCTAAGCAGCCTGTAGAGCAGTTGGATATTTGGATGGCGGGCGAAGATTATTGCCAAGACAAACTTTATCAAGCCGCGAAAGTGGCGGATTTAATCTTGGTGGAAGGAGCCATGGGCATGTTTGATGGGGAACCATCCAGTGCGGATTTAGCGGCGCGTTTTGGTATTCCTATGGCCATTGTGATGGACGTTAAAGGCATGGCGCAAACCGCCGCGGCGGTGGCCACTGGCTTGGCAAATTTTCGTGATGATGTGCAAGTGGCAGGGTTGATTGCCAACCGTTGCGGCAGCGAACGCCATGCGGAATTGATCCGCGATGCGCTACCAGCAAGTTTGCCTTTGCTTGCAACCTTAAAGCGCGATGAAGAGATTACCTTGCCTGAACGTCATTTAGGTTTGGTGCAAGCGGATGAGGTAAAAGACGAACTAGAAGTGCGCTTTGAAGCCGCTGTTGAATGGCTAAAAGAAACACAAGATACCGGATTGCTGGAATTACCGAGCGCGGTGCCTTTTTCTCCTGCCAGCCAAGTTGACGCCGAACAAACCATTGAACCGCGTTTGTTGGGAAAAACCATTGCCATCGCCAAGGATGCCGCATTCAGTTTTATCTATGATGCGAATCTTATCGCCCTTAAAAACTTAGGGGCGAATCTGGTGTTTTTCTCGCCCTTGAAGGATCAAACCTTGCCCGAGGCCGATGCACTTTGGTTGCCGGGCGGCTACCCAGAGCTACACAGCAAAGCCTTGTCAGAAAACACCGCGATGCGCCAAGCGATCAAAGATTTTTACCAGACTGGCAAAGGCATTTTGGCTGAATGTGGCGGCATGCTTTATAGCTTGGATGATTTAACCGACTTAGAAGATAAATGTTATCCCATGGTGGGGATTTTATCGGGTCAAGGCGCTATGCGTGGTAAGCGCGGTTGCCAAGGCATGCAAACCGCGGTGATTCCACAAGGTGAAATTCGTGGACACGCTCACCATAGATCTCGCAGTGCCAATACGCCAGACCCCGTGGGTTATGGTCGTCGACAACGACACCCAGCGCCAGGGGAAGCGATTTATCAGCAAAAAGGGCTAACGGCAAGTTATTTGCATTTGTTCTTTCCTTCGAATCTTGATGTCACCGCCAAGATTTTTTTAGGAAAAGGTAACTAA
- a CDS encoding precorrin-6A/cobalt-precorrin-6A reductase, which translates to MKILLLGGTADARHLSDALHKAGLTVIYSLAGLVRVPKVDCQLVVGGFTQFGGLAQYLKDNNIGAILDVTHPYAQTMSSKAVMAAKEVGIPCWRFHRPAWQQEAGDQWQDYQDETDLLAKLNGFRVPLLSAGQMSETLLERILQLPSIEHVIWRTAVAPKFALADKIHWIKAIGPFALDDERQLLMDHGIDVIVSKNSGGMATYSKLVAARELSVPVLLHARPLLPAAEREFHDTEDCLQACIAAWGKTRIHSKNQPKDSQQ; encoded by the coding sequence ATGAAGATTCTATTATTGGGCGGTACCGCCGATGCTCGGCACCTGTCTGACGCGTTACACAAAGCGGGTTTGACCGTCATCTACAGTTTGGCTGGCTTGGTTCGAGTGCCAAAAGTCGATTGTCAGCTGGTGGTCGGCGGCTTTACCCAATTTGGTGGACTTGCTCAATATTTAAAAGACAATAATATCGGCGCGATTTTGGATGTTACCCATCCTTATGCGCAAACCATGAGCAGCAAAGCGGTTATGGCCGCCAAAGAAGTCGGCATTCCCTGCTGGCGTTTTCATCGTCCAGCTTGGCAACAAGAAGCGGGGGATCAGTGGCAGGATTACCAAGACGAGACCGATTTACTGGCGAAGCTTAATGGCTTCCGCGTGCCGCTATTAAGTGCTGGGCAGATGAGCGAAACGTTATTAGAGCGTATTTTACAGCTGCCAAGCATTGAACACGTTATATGGCGAACGGCAGTGGCGCCCAAGTTTGCACTCGCTGATAAGATCCATTGGATAAAAGCCATTGGGCCGTTTGCTTTAGACGACGAACGTCAATTGTTAATGGATCACGGCATTGATGTGATCGTTAGTAAAAACAGCGGCGGCATGGCGACCTATTCAAAGCTTGTTGCCGCCAGAGAATTATCTGTTCCCGTTTTATTGCATGCTCGGCCATTGTTGCCAGCGGCCGAACGTGAATTTCATGATACTGAAGATTGCTTGCAAGCTTGTATAGCGGCTTGGGGTAAGACTCGTATCCATAGTAAGAATCAACCAAAAGACAGCCAACAGTGA
- a CDS encoding DUF4272 domain-containing protein — MNFKEVRQSSEVKAGSLGYEINPYLPLLEGGFTLRTKEEIVDRSLALFSTVAAAYGFDKEKATEWAITVGVASSLAFSEKKFLNGGNGDNLFIQSQVEALNAFAWSLNIVGALAFDIKCQNNLITLFPDIKNGDNAADYRGKAKLRSVEEIVSAYDLSYCLHWAVTQALLDGESLPNSISPHVIIERRRALEWMLSSENWDDLSLDT, encoded by the coding sequence ATGAATTTCAAAGAAGTAAGACAAAGTTCAGAAGTTAAGGCGGGCTCGCTGGGCTACGAAATTAACCCTTACCTACCTCTCTTGGAGGGAGGTTTTACTCTTCGAACTAAAGAAGAAATTGTTGATCGCAGTCTGGCATTATTTTCAACTGTGGCAGCTGCATATGGGTTTGATAAGGAAAAAGCTACTGAGTGGGCGATTACAGTAGGTGTTGCGAGTTCTCTGGCGTTTTCGGAAAAGAAATTTTTGAATGGTGGTAATGGGGATAACCTTTTTATTCAATCTCAGGTTGAAGCACTTAATGCATTTGCTTGGTCTTTAAATATCGTAGGGGCCTTGGCGTTTGATATTAAGTGTCAAAATAACCTAATTACGTTATTTCCTGATATTAAAAATGGGGATAATGCGGCGGATTATAGGGGTAAAGCTAAGTTGCGTTCAGTTGAAGAGATTGTCTCAGCCTACGACCTCTCGTATTGTTTGCATTGGGCTGTTACACAAGCTCTGCTTGACGGTGAGAGCTTGCCTAATAGTATATCGCCTCACGTTATAATTGAGCGGCGGAGGGCTTTAGAGTGGATGCTAAGTAGTGAAAATTGGGATGATTTAAGTTTGGATACATAA